GCGGGTCTTTGGTCGtgcctctttctttttcatgcaagtgAAGGCCTCCGCGTTGCGCTGCGAGGTTTCGGCTGCTTTGTCAGCGGGTCACCCGTCTGCGTGTCTGCTGTGTATCCAGGAAACGGGGATTGTATCGGAAGAACACGTAGTTGATACGTGGGACGAACACGGAAAGGCGGAAGTGGCGAGATTGATCCGGAAAACGACTCCGAGCGATGGTGGAGGAATGCCggtctccctttctttctttgttttttttttttatttcgtggaaCAGCATTTCTTTGCAGGGAAGTCAGCTGGAACGGAACGTAACTGGAGTGGCGGATGTGTGAGACTAAACTTATCAATTGAAATGACAATATACATTCGGCATTCTGTAAAATTAGTTGGCGTTGTGTATTATGTAGTTAGTCCCAGCTTCCACTGGATCCGTCAATACAAGTCACTCGCAAatcaacctcttttttttttgcgttagctAAATAATTAAACTCTAATGTCTCAGTAATGTCCGTGAATTGCACATAGACGTACCGCAGGCATGTTTGCGGCATTTTATTGTTTCTAGGCTCGAACACCGCAGCATTGTGGTGagcggggaaagggggggggggtacataaGTAATGTTATATCAAGAGCATGGGAACATGATTGTACATTGTACAATACTTATTAACTATTGGTCCCGAACACTGACAATGAAACATATCCTCATACAATAGTTAAAAATACACCAGTAATTAGACAAAATGGCCGTTACATAGTCCCGAATGTTCGCTGGATTACGAGTGCTAACGATCCAATGCAGCTGATTAATATTCGAATATTCAGCTAATGTACATTTGAGGTCTGTGAACAACGACAAACCCATCGTAATATTTCTACTATACATTGTTGTAACTTTTGTGAATTGTAACACCTAACATTGTGTCATTTTGTTTGCGAATTTGGGTTTTCAGGGGACAGGCGCTCCGCTATGTCAGGCTTTCTTGCCTTTTCGCCAGTCCCCCAGGCAACTGTACTTTTTCAGCCTGAAATAAGCTGCTTAACGACATTTATCTATACATATTTGATATATACATTACACAATCATAAGACCGTTCCACATGAAGCCTGTAGACAATCTATGCCAGTTGTCTGAGTCACATATGTGATTTGCAATGACGACCCGTTGTGTATAACGTATACTCGCGACGCAGGAGGAGCTCGGCGGAAAGGTGCTGGTGAGAGTCCTGGCATGGCACTATGGTGGCTTTGTCCTACCGCCGGGCCCGCCTGCTGGCGCTGGCCCTGCTCGGCAGCGGATTCCTCGTGGCTCGTATCCACCGAGCGCAGCTCGGAGGTGGAGCAGCGCCCGTCGTCCTCACAGGACAGCAAGCGCTGCAGGTAACACATCACTATACCCCCATTGTTATCACTTAAAGCCAATGTATTTCCTTACCGTGCTCTCCCCAGCTCCCTCTATTTATTTCTGCATCGGTTCACTCCTAAAATGTACACCCTTTTGTACTCGAAACCATATATGTACAACTACAGTCTAACCGCTAAATGCCGAACCACATTGATAAGCCAGCCCAAAACGACATTGTATTGCTTATCTCTGCAGACCAATGAACTGCGCTACAGCGTGGGTGCAGAGCATGTGCTGGCCGCTGAAGCTGTCTCAATCGCAATTACACATTTTACTCTGAATGATAAAATTGAAGGTTTTGACGGCGCGAACTGGTAGCGCACCTTATACCACGGCTGACAGTCTCGCTCTTCTTGTGCAACAGTACACCGTCTTGGCATTTCAACGCGATCGTGCCACGAGTTGCCATCTTTTGACTTTCCCATAGGTGTTATTGTTATGTTTCGTGCATCGATTTGAGCACAGGCTCAGTAATTCAGTAGATTGTTTCGATAGGTTAATTGGCACATACACGAAGGGTAATTCATGCGAAGTACTTGTGCCTTACCTAACAACGATCCGGAAATTATACGGAATAACTACTGGATTAGCATGCGAATTTTTTTCTGTGTAGGTGTTTTGACTTCCATGCGCTCATTTTCCTGCAGGTCACGATTCCTTTAGAGCTATCTCAAAGGCCCGCGTCTCAACCACCTACCAAGCTCCCCAAGTACCCCTTCAAGTACTATGACGCTCATCAGCCACCCAGACACAAAGTTCGGGCCAAAGACTTGCTTTCCTATTTCAAGCCCCTTGGCAATGCCACCTGCTTCGTACACGGTACCGATATTAAAGCGAGCCATAGTTCGTGCGTATGCCAGCCGGGGTGGTTTTCGGACGACTGCAGCTTACCCGAAGCCATCAGTTCTTCCAAGCGCTTCAGACGTCGCTGGACTAACAAGAAGGTCCACCGCAGGAGCGGCCGGCCTCGGCGTATCGTCAACGCCATCAACATAAACCACGAGCTCGACCTCTTGGAGGTGCGGTTGCGAGAACTGTACAACGTCGTCGACGTGTTCGTCGTCTGCGAGTCTAACTACAGTGCCAGGGGGGAGCCCAAGCCGTTGCACCTCCTTCCGGAGCTCCAGAAGGGTTTCCTGGCACCGTATCAGGACAAGATCGTGCACGTCTTCCTCGACCACTTCCCGAGTAAAGGTCGGGAAGACGGTTGGTTCGCCGACGGCTACCAGAGGAGCTTCCTCTGGCGACAGGCCAAGAAGCAACTCTCGGGTCTCAGGGACGACGACCTCTTCGTGCTGACGGACGCCGACGAGGTACCGAGGGCGGGTCCTCTTGCGTATCTCAAGACGCACGAGGGCTTCGGGGAACCCATGTTTCTGCGGCTGCGTTGGACGCTGTACGGATTCTTCTGGCAGCATGTGCAAGAGCACGTGCAAGTGCTCTCCGTGTGCACGATGCGCTTTCTGTCGCGGGTATTGCGCAACGACGCGGCTCGCCTGCGTCGCGAAGACATTCCTGCCAACTCGGAGGAGCTCTACGGAGGGGAACTGGAGGACTGGACCCTGGGCCAGAACGACGACTATAACGCCGGCTGGCACTGCTCGTGGTGCTTCGACGTCGAGGGCCTCCGAGTGAAGCTCAAGTCCGCGCAGAAGGACGACGGCATCCGGTGGGGAGACTTTCCAGAAAAGACTTCCGCTCGCTTTCTGAACGTCCTCGTCAAGCGCGGCCTGTGGTTTGATGGCAAGAAAGTGACTAAGCCGAGCGTGCTCACTCGTGGGGGCACTGTGCCGTCGTGCGTGATGGACGACGATAAATACGGTTATCTCCTTGCGCCTGATAACGGGACTTCGCGCACGCCGGAGCTGCAGTAGTTTGCTGTTGGGATGCGTGGCTTTTCGTCTTCAACTATTTACAGAATGTTTTCCAAGGTTTGAAAAACATGAGAGCACTGTCTCAAGGACACTGAATAGGTATTCCAGAACCAAAATCTGGGCCAAACACAGTCTGTGTAGACATTATACTTGCCTGTATAAGAAAATAATAATTATATCATATCGCGCGTTCAAACTTGGCGCCTGTTATACAGGTTACGTGATATAATAACTGCTGTTCATGTAAGCTTCAGCGGAGCGTAGTTTATCAAGGTCATAGTTTTCCCATGCAACAACAATAAGAACGCGTCCTTGGGCGGGGTCTTTAACGATCTTCCGCAGCCTTTACTGTTCTTTCTCGGCTCGGCCCAAGTAAGGCATGGTAGGTGCAGAGTAATGATTAGACAGAATATGCTGCGGTAGGCTGTGGTGGATGTTGTTGAATTCGGAAGTTATAGTGGCAACTATCATCACGTCAAGCTACGTACTTAGCCATTTGGAGActtaataatatcgggggtttaacgtcccaaaaccaccatatgattatgagagacgccgtagtggagggctccggaaatttcgaccacctggggttctttaacgtgcacctaaatataagtacacgggcctcaaacattttcgcctccatcgaaaatgcagccgccgcggccaggattcgatagcgcgaccttcgggtcagcagtcgagcgccataaccactagaccaccgcggcggggcccaTTCGGAGACTTCAAAAACTGTTCAGTAGTCCCTATAAACATTCCTTTTTTTCTGCACGTTTCGGATCTACTACACATATGTTCATATATCTACTTAGCCTGCATCATGATGAAGAAAGTTGCGAACAAGTTAACGGtgaaaagcatatatatatatatatatatatatgtcgccaACCGTGTGCTGGACACGGACGGGGCTTTTGCATGCAAACACTGACATTAAGAAAGTAGCTTGTCACGCTACATACTGCTGGCGCTGGTTCGCCGCTTCTCTGCCAGACCACATTGCATCACATCTGTTCACGTTTCACTACACAGCATGCATGCACACGCACGCTCTGACGCCAATGAAATGTTATATGTAGTGAAAATGCATGAGCACACGTTCAGCCATTTTTTATTTATGTTTACAACTGCCTGTATAGTATTTAACTAGGCTTTCAAACTGGGCCTGTTCTTCAAACCAAAGTGTGCCTCTATCCGtcctgtagaaaaaaaaacaaggtgagtGAGACGACGCCTATGATTTGTACAAATAAAATCATCTTTATTAAGCATGATGTCGTTCCTTAGTACAATACTTTCCACTGCGCGTGCGCAAGATATATCTCTTTTAACGAAGTCATACAAAGCGACTGCAAGCAAGACCACCCGACTAATCTGTCTGCCTGCACCGGCCAATGAGGTTCCAGAGTTCCTTTCACGGTGGTATGAGTGTTTGTGCTTAATATCACAATCGTTGGGCCGTTCATGAAAGTCATCAGAACGTTGGAGCTTAATTTGAAAAAGCATCACCGTCATGGCGCACGCTCTGGTAAAGAGCTGACTGTTGAGAATTAGTGGAACCTCCCGAGCCCTAAAACATTTATGGCACATTCGGGTCGTCCAttgttgtgcccgttcatcagtaatgaaatggacgatcttcagtgactcatAGGTGGCACTGCAATCCCTTCTGTTCCCCAGTCGTTGTAGCACAGGTTGACCCTTTTTATGGCCAGCACGCAGCGGAAACGGAAACGTTCCACGATGCGCAGAATCCATCTCGGTGTGCCGGAGATCACATACAAGTTGCAGCAGATCATCCCGTGGTCCGTGGAAGGCACGGTCCGATGACTGCAGATgacctaggcttcggccaaggttCGATGATGCCATGTACCACCGCCCCGGCGATGTTCGCCGCGACAACGAAGAATCCGAGCAGCACCTGGTAcatggtagagagagagagataaaacattttaatgaagctggagatgtttgcctggctgttcgcctgacatgctactccaggtgctgggtgacgattatgtaGAAGCTAGGGTGAGCATGGGCCGAAAAGAGTGTCGTAGACAGAACCTGTTATTTTTTTGGTGTGCCTGATAGGGAAAAAAATGAGACTTGGGAAACgtcagaaggaaggaaggaaggaaaacgagagagaggaaagacagggatgttaaccagtttggcataaccggtatgctaccctgtacagggggaagggatgggggagattgaaagaagagtaaagaaagagagaaagagaggggaacacacacgcacacacataacttcacagcgcagagcggcagtcttgtgcggtatgcggcatcattaaaaagtctacagccgctcgtgtaagcctgTCGTCCTTAGGaattgagcaatgccttggttgcttgaattgtcgatgacttatcaggatgacattgtagaactgtttctagtgtcaacggtctgttgtgaagacgagcgagagcgaatatgagggatcgtctctgcgcatcgtagcgagggcagtcgcagaagatatgctgcaaggtctcctcggtgccgcaggcgtcgcaaagagcgttgtcggccatccctattcgaaacgaatatgacttcgtgaaagccactcttagccacaagcggcatagcagagtggcctctcttcggcggagtccagatggtagttgaagtcgccacaactcgttgaggtggtgttgccgatagttttggcttcttgaggcaTTCAGTATTGAGTGCGAAGTATTCTTGccatcctttgaagcatggcagcagcatcagaccttgaaaggagtatagcctcttccttgtcgccttgcaaagctgaccgagcagcattatcggcatgttcgttgccaagcacgccgcagtgacttggcaaccattgaaatgtcacttggtgtcccttctcgaatgacgtatcaatgaggtgtcttatctcgaagaccagttgttcatatggtccacgccgcagggctgacaagagagattgtagggctgctttggagtcgctaaaaattgaccatcgctgcggttgttcgcgattgataacacaaagtgcagcgcgaagaactgtcagttcagcagccgttgatgttgttgggtggtcggtcttaaagctaactgttacacctttcgctgggacaactactgctcAGAAAATTTAATTAGAGATATATGCAAGGAAGTGATGAAGCTTGATGATATTTCAATTGAATGGGCTCACCGCATAGGGGCTTTTAAAGAAACCAAGAACCGGCCCATCGATCGTAGCATGCTTTTCGCAGTGGAAGGATAGAGAGAGcgtctttaaaaaacgctttCAAACTAAAGGGTACTTCGTACAGTATTTCCGAGGATTTCAGCCAGGCCGTGCAAGAAAAAAGGCGACAGCTGTGGAATTGTGCCTTAtattgcaaaaatgtctattcttgatcattctcgtaaaccaagacgtttatagccgtccgtagccgtttcgagacgtctttagatgttttgtgttacatgggaacTATGCGAAAGATAAAAGAGACTGCAAAGAAAATCGTGTACGTTTGAGTTATGATAAACTGATTATCAATGGGCAAACATTTGTCTGGGATAGCGACACGCGGACGCCACTAAGGGCGCATGCGCAAATGGATAGAGACAAATGACCTACACTAAATTCTGTTTCCCTCAATGATAACACACTTGTTCACTGCCTCAACGGCTTTCTGTTCTGCTATAGTAAACTGTCGCAGCATAAAGACAAAGTCGATAGTTTCATGTCCTTGGTAGCAACCATTAAGCCTCAAATTGTAATGGGCATTGAATCATGGTTGGATGACTCTGTGTGTAATGTGGAAATCTTTCCGCCAGGTTTTACTGTCTATCGGAAAGATAGACATGGGCACGGCGGGGCAGTGTTTCTTTTAATATCAATACATTGTCAAGCACTGAAATTCTTTTCGAAAACAACTCTGAATCTGTCTGGTGTCTCGTGAATTTACCCGAGGGAAACAATGTCGCGTTTGGGACATACTATCGCCCACCGGGCAGAAGTGAATCATTCGGTTTTCTGTCTGATGTGCTATCTTTTATGCCTAACAGCGTATTTCTTTGGGGAGATTTTAACTTGCCAAACTTCAATTGGAGTGCTGGACGCGTAGTTGGTGATGGCTCCCGTATCTACTCACGAGTTTGAAGAACTGCTCGGATTGTATGGTTTGCAGCAGTACGTGCTGGAACCTACACGAGAAAACTCAATTTTAGACTTGGTGCTTTGCAATGAACCAAACTTAGTATCAGGGATTACTGTTTGCCCAGGTATTAGCGATCACAGGGCCGTTGTCGCAGAGCTTGGCGTACAGCGTGTACGGGCATCACAAACTCCACGAAGAAAAGTGTTCAGCTACGACAGGGGAGAATACGCTGCTATTAGAAATGAACTAGAAAACTTCTTCCCTACTTTTCAGCATATGTCAAAAGCACGCTGTCCGTTGGCTCTGTGGTCAACGTTCCGCGACAAAATATTCAGATTGGTCGAAAGTCATGTTCCATGTAGGTATacttgcgtaaaaaaaaaaacgcataaacCTTGGTTTAACACAGAAATACGCAAACTTATTAGGAAAGCTAAACGCGCGTATAAAATATTTTCTGCTAACTCTAGTTTGGTAAACCAAAAGCACTTAGAGGGAATAAATAATTTATTAAAAGTAACAATTAAATCGGCGAAAGATTCATTTTTGTTAAATTAGGCCAATGACTTAAAAGAAAACCCGAAGTCATTCTGGAAATATGTAAAGCAGAACCGAAAAGAATATATATCTATACCAGataccaactccggcgatttttagccatgtcaaagtaatggtgcttttatgttcctgagacgctcctgttacgggcctgatagcagaaatactcggcaaattggagaataatttaaataagcaaaaaagcgcaacaccgaaaccgaaacccaaccgagtgtactgtctacgtatgacgtagacgttgttacgaacgaaccggaagtcgtgcaaggcatgccgatcACGCCGGCggggagtatgaaaactgtgacagccgggacgagcaggcgcacagtggagaggtgagcacaccgcgcatcagctgtaatgtctgcgactgacagtgccgcgtctgttaatgacagtgtctcggccagtacagcagacactcgctgtagcggccgaagttagcggtgccctcggctgcgtcatttccgccgccttcccaatactgacgtcacagacgcaatatTGCCAATAATTGTAGGAAGCcaagagggcgtttgcagacaatctttaaaattcatttgcaaacaatctgcgcatgtctcaagcctgtaatttggcaaaaataacggaaacgtgcaaaggaacgtacccagcgaatttcactgagatccatcgacctcgaaaaatcgccggagttggcctttaagtgtcGACGGCGAAACCGTGACGTCAGACTTCCAGAGGGCGGAATGCTTTAATCAATATTTTCAATCAGTCTTTTCGCATGAAACTACCGAGCAGACAACGCTTCTAAACAATACCGCTCAGAGCAATATGTTGCCAGACATTGAAATTGATGTTAGTGGCGTCGATTCATTATTACGCCGCGTAGACGCAACAAAAGCCATTGGACCTGATGGACTATACCCAGTAGTCCTCAAATAGTGTCATGACATCATTGCTCCGTATTTAAGTATCACTGGTCTTATCCCTCAGGATTGGAAAACGGCAAACGTTACACCCATTTTAAAACTGGAGAAGAAAAGTGAGAGAAAATTACAGGCCAATCTCTTTAACGTCGATATGTTGCAAAATATTTGAACACATTTTACATTCCAACGTATTTAAATTCCTTGATTCAGACGCTTTCTTTACTCCCTCCCAGCACGATTTCCGGAAAGGTTATTCCTGTAACACCCAACTAATAGAATTTCAGCACTTCGTATCCAAAGCCATTGATAACGGTAGTCGGGTAGACGCGGTGTTTGTAGACTTCCAAAAAGCATTCGATACTGTGTCGCATAAGCTCTTGGATGTAAGGCTTGCTGCATTaaacataaataaaaatgttCAAACATGACGAAATTACTTAAGTGGTAGAACCCAGTCCGTTGTCCTAAATAATGTCAATCTTCGTCAATAGCAGTGACTTCGGGAGCTCCGCAGGAAGCGTTTAGGGCCCTTATGTTCCTAATCTACATAAACAACATAGTTGAAAAACATTAGATCACCCATAAAattatttgctgacgactgtgtcatATACAGAGAAATTGCGACTGAAaatgatatatatacacactttgCAAACCGACCTAGATCACATAGCGGACTGGTGTAAAAAGTGGAACATGCATTGAATATTAAAAGTGTTGCAGCGCGAGCTTCTCAAGGAAAACATCCAAATCCGGAGCATCAATACAACATCTACGACGTCGCCATCAACATACACTGCCATTATAAGTACCTCGGCGTTTACTTACCGAATCGTTTACATGGAACAAACATATTGACATGGCCATAGCAAAAGCTAGTAAGATGCTTCACTTATCCGCAGGAATCTCAAACAGGCGACGCGCGACAATCAAGGAAACTTTATATTTTTTGCAAGTCAGATCCATACTTGATTATGCATGCGTAATATGGGACCCCCACCAAGACTATCTTATAATAGACTTGAAAACTTCAGAACCAAGCGGCAAGGTTGTTTTAAATAATTACAGCCCTATGCCAGTGTTTCTCAGATGAAGGCCACTTTGGGATGGGATCTGCTCCGTGTAAGTAGACAGAAACTACGGCTTAAGCTGTTGCACCAGATCTATAACTCTAACACAGGTATTATCGTCATAGCTACCTTGTTGAACCATCCTACACATCCACTCGCTGTGATAATAGCAAAAAGATTTCTACCTTTAAATGCAGATCCAACACTTTTTTTCTACTCGTTCTTTCCTAAAACAATAAGAGATTGGAACAGTTTAACAGACGACTTAGTAAATATAACAGataatgatttatttttttccatgttgtgAAATTGTTCTTGCAATAACAAATGTATGTACTACGTGTCTCGAAATTGTATTTGGTGATCTATACTCATGTTACTCCTGATAATGTTATGTTGATAtttctatatgtgtgtatatatctctGCAAGCGTTCTTTTATTCTGGTTATGTTTTTGTTCCCCCCCTACGTAATGCCTATATGGCGATGTGggtaatctgtaaataaataaatggttacTTGCTAACAGGACTGGGGGCGTTGACACATGTGCACACTaatcgccacggtggtctagtggttacggtgctcgactgctgacccgaaggtcgcgtaatcgtatcccggccgcattttcgatggaggcgaaaaatgcttgaggcccgtgtacttaagtttaggcgcacgttagagaaccgcagatggtcaaaataaatttccgaagccctcctgtggtgtccctcataaccatatcgtggtttggggacgttaaaccccccaaTTATTATTACCATCTCTGCCCCCTGCATGTGTACCTTTTGACACTCGTCATGCGTGGCCAAAATCGAGCCCATTATTTTACATCATCATCGAAACAACTTCATTTTGCTACATCCCGATCTGGAATCTACACAAATGGATACTATACTCGAACACCCTGATGAGCTTGTCACATTAACCCCCTTTTTAGCTAATGCTTTGGTGTGCGTGATTTAGTTTGTGCCTACCTGCCGTCCCTCTCTCACGGTCCTTCCTTTCACGAATAAAATAATTTATCGCCACCATCATTTTCAGGAACTTCATCCTAGCCACCAATACTCTTGTGCCCTTTACAGTGTTCGTTAGGCCATGACCAGCCAGTGCTGACACTGATCCACACAATGATCAGCCGGACATGCGCAGGGCGGTCTTCGATCCCTTTAGTGAGATGCTGGTATCAGAGTGGTGTCCGTTGCAATGTCATTGGAGACGCAGCCAATCGCTTCCATGAAAGCAGTGACTCCACCGGGGTATAATTTTAAGTCACTCCTCAACTAACTGCGAATGCTGACGTCATTCATGCTAGAGCAAAACGACTATGCGCCGACTGCATTTCGATGAGATAGGAGGGCAGCCTTGTGTACATCACAATGTTCACGTAACCACCACTTTCTACGTGCGTTTATCCTTCTGCATGCAATTTCCACTGCCAACGCCGACTCACTTGATCACATAGACATGTGCACACTGGCATTCGATAACATACAGAGTCAAGGGGCTCTGAATCTGAGTGTATGCCTCGTGCCCTTAAGAATGTCTGTATGAATGCAACATATCTAATGACAGAAGCACCTGCTCA
Above is a window of Rhipicephalus sanguineus isolate Rsan-2018 chromosome 3, BIME_Rsan_1.4, whole genome shotgun sequence DNA encoding:
- the LOC119387319 gene encoding beta-1,4-mannosyl-glycoprotein 4-beta-N-acetylglucosaminyltransferase, with translation MVALSYRRARLLALALLGSGFLVARIHRAQLGGGAAPVVLTGQQALQVTIPLELSQRPASQPPTKLPKYPFKYYDAHQPPRHKVRAKDLLSYFKPLGNATCFVHGTDIKASHSSCVCQPGWFSDDCSLPEAISSSKRFRRRWTNKKVHRRSGRPRRIVNAININHELDLLEVRLRELYNVVDVFVVCESNYSARGEPKPLHLLPELQKGFLAPYQDKIVHVFLDHFPSKGREDGWFADGYQRSFLWRQAKKQLSGLRDDDLFVLTDADEVPRAGPLAYLKTHEGFGEPMFLRLRWTLYGFFWQHVQEHVQVLSVCTMRFLSRVLRNDAARLRREDIPANSEELYGGELEDWTLGQNDDYNAGWHCSWCFDVEGLRVKLKSAQKDDGIRWGDFPEKTSARFLNVLVKRGLWFDGKKVTKPSVLTRGGTVPSCVMDDDKYGYLLAPDNGTSRTPELQ